The DNA region TCTCCGAGATCGTGGAGTAGGGTGAACACTATGGCGACCATGACCAGCGATCGCATTCGCATCAAGCTCAGGGCATACGACTACCGCATTCTGGACAAGGCCGTGGCGGAGATCGTGGACACGGCGCGGAACACGGGGGCGGCCATCGCCGGACCCATCCCGCTGCCCACGAACATCCACAAGACCACGGTGCAGCGCAGCGTGCACATCGACAAAAAATCCCGGGAGCAGTTCGAGCAGCGCATCCACAAGCGCCTTCTCGACATCCTGGAGCCGACGCCGCAAACCGTCGACGCACTGGGCAAGCTTTCGCTGCCCGCCGGCGTTGACGTGGAAATAAAGCTCTAGCGAGGAAGCCATGGCGACGAAACTCGGAATTCTGGGCCGTAAGCTCGGCATGACCCGCGTCTTCACCGAAGACGGGACCGTCACCGCCGTGACCGCCGTCAAGGCCGGACCCTGCCCCATCGTGCAGATCAAAGACGCCGAGAAGGACGGATACACCGCCCTGCAGGTCGGCTTCGAGGATATCCCCGAGCGCCTTGTGAACAAGCCGCTCAAGGGCCACTTGGCCAAGGCCGGCAAGGGACTGTACCGCACCCTTCAGGAGTTCCGCGTGGACTCCCTCGACGGGTACGAACTCGGCCAGGACCTGACCGTGGACATGTTCAAGGCCGGTGAAGTCGTCAAGGTCACCGGAACGTCCAAGGGAAAAGGGTTCCAGGGCGTCATGAAACGGCACCATTTCTCCGGCCTGCGCGATTCGCACGGCGCCGAGAAGGTTCACCGTTCGCCCGGTTCCATCGGCAACCGCACGCAGCCCGGCCGCATCTTCAAGAACAAGCGCATGCCGGGTCACATGGGCGATCGCCGCGTGACCATCAAGAACATCGAGATCTTCGAGATCCTCCCCGAGGAGAACGTCATCCTGGTCAAAGGCCAGGTGCCGGGCGCCAAGGGCGGTCTCGTGATGATCCGCAAGCAGGACTAGGCAGGTAACGACAATGGCGAGCGTGAAGATAGTCGACCAGAACAACGTCGAGGTGGGAAGCCTTGAGCTTTCCCCCGATGTCTTCGGCGTGGACGTGCGTCCCGAACTCTTGAACCTCGTGGTTCGTGCGCAGCGTGCTTCGGCTCGCTCCGGAACCCACAAGGTCAAGGGACGGGGCGAGGTCAGCGGCGGCGGCAAGAAGCCGTGGCGTCAGAAGGGTACCGGCCGCGCCCGCGTCGGTTCCAGCCGCAACCCTGTCTGGCGCGGCGGCGGAGTGGCCTTCGGCCCCACCCCCCGCTCCTACGACATCAAGGTCAACAAGAAGGTCAAGAGCCTTGCCCTGAAGATGGCCCTGACCTCCAAGGCTCTGGGCGAGAAGCTGACCGTCGTGGACAGGTTCGACCTGCCCGAGATCAAGACCCGGCTTTTCGCCGACGTGGTTGGCAAGCTCGGCTTGAGAAAAGCCTTGATTGTTGTTGGCGGCCCTGATAAGACTCTCGCTCTTTCGGCCCGGAACCTTCCGCACGTGAAGGTGCTCGAAGCCGACCAACTGAGCGTTCTCGATGTGCTGACATACCCCGAGCTGGTGATGGTCAAAGAGGCCGTGACGAGCGTCGAGGAAAGGTTGAAGTAAGATGGACTACACGCAGATTCTCCTCAAGCCCGCCGTCTCCGAGAAGGCGACGTTCGTCAAGGAAGTGGGCGGTCAGGTGGTCTTCTATGTCCACGACAAGGCGAATAAGATCGAGATCAAGAAGGCGGTCGAGACGGCCTTCGCGGTCAAGGTCACCGACGTCAACGTCGTCCGCAAGAGCCCCTCGCCGCGCAAGAAGTTCGGTAAGGTCGTCGGTAAGGTGCCCGGATACAAGAAGGCCTACGTTTCGTTGGCCGAGGGCGACAAGATAGAGTTCTTCGAAGGAGTCTAGCGATGGCCGTGCGCAAGCTGAAGCCCACCTCCGCCGGATGCCGATTCCAGATGGTCTCCTCGTTCGAGGAGATCACGAAAAAGGCGCCCGAGAAGTCCCTGACCGAGGGACTGCGGAAGAAGTCCGGCCGCAACTGTTACGGCCGGATCACTTCCCGTCGGCGCGGAGGCGGACATAAAAAGCTTTATCGTATCATCGACTTCAAGCGCAACAAGGTCGACATCCCGGCCAAGGTCGCCGCGGTCGAGTACGACCCCAACCGCAGCGCCCGCATCGCCCTGC from Alkalidesulfovibrio alkalitolerans DSM 16529 includes:
- the rplC gene encoding 50S ribosomal protein L3, giving the protein MATKLGILGRKLGMTRVFTEDGTVTAVTAVKAGPCPIVQIKDAEKDGYTALQVGFEDIPERLVNKPLKGHLAKAGKGLYRTLQEFRVDSLDGYELGQDLTVDMFKAGEVVKVTGTSKGKGFQGVMKRHHFSGLRDSHGAEKVHRSPGSIGNRTQPGRIFKNKRMPGHMGDRRVTIKNIEIFEILPEENVILVKGQVPGAKGGLVMIRKQD
- the rplD gene encoding 50S ribosomal protein L4; the encoded protein is MASVKIVDQNNVEVGSLELSPDVFGVDVRPELLNLVVRAQRASARSGTHKVKGRGEVSGGGKKPWRQKGTGRARVGSSRNPVWRGGGVAFGPTPRSYDIKVNKKVKSLALKMALTSKALGEKLTVVDRFDLPEIKTRLFADVVGKLGLRKALIVVGGPDKTLALSARNLPHVKVLEADQLSVLDVLTYPELVMVKEAVTSVEERLK
- the rplW gene encoding 50S ribosomal protein L23; translated protein: MDYTQILLKPAVSEKATFVKEVGGQVVFYVHDKANKIEIKKAVETAFAVKVTDVNVVRKSPSPRKKFGKVVGKVPGYKKAYVSLAEGDKIEFFEGV
- the rpsJ gene encoding 30S ribosomal protein S10; protein product: MATMTSDRIRIKLRAYDYRILDKAVAEIVDTARNTGAAIAGPIPLPTNIHKTTVQRSVHIDKKSREQFEQRIHKRLLDILEPTPQTVDALGKLSLPAGVDVEIKL